One Triticum dicoccoides isolate Atlit2015 ecotype Zavitan chromosome 4B, WEW_v2.0, whole genome shotgun sequence genomic window carries:
- the LOC119293639 gene encoding plasma membrane ATPase-like isoform X2: protein MLIALIWKFDFSPFMILVIAILNDGTIMTISKDRVKPSPHPDSWKLLEIFITAIVYGAYLAVLTVVFFFAMTSTDFFSEKFHVRSLRSNKDAMMSALYLQVSIISQPLVFVTRSRRWCFQERPGLWLCFSFVVAHIRFSF from the exons ATGCTGATTGCACTGATTTGGAAGTTTGATTTCTCGCCGTttatgatcctggtcattgccattCTCAACGACG GCACAATCATGACCATCTCCAAGGACAGAGTGAAGCCATCCCCACATCCAGATAGCTGGAAGCTACTAGAGATCTTCATCACCGCCATTGTCTATGGTGCCTACCTTGCTGTGTTGACCGTGGTGTTCTTCTTCGCCATGACTAGCACCGACTTCTTCAGC GAGAAGTTCCACGTGCGTTCGCTAAGGAGCAACAAGGACGCGATGATGTCTGCCCTCTACCTTCAAGTGAGCATCATCAGCCAGCCCCTCGTCTTCGTCACCCGGTCGCGCCGCTGGTGCTTCCAGGAGCGCCCGGGGCTCTGGCTCTGCTTCTCCTTCGTCGTCGCACATATC AGGTTCTCATTCTGA
- the LOC119293641 gene encoding uncharacterized protein LOC119293641 — translation MSGPVSASCGIRLAALHRPPSTESLCSSTGAAPSLCNSVAAPCAAQSRLPCSSVVFVSPFPSPTPIGGARSGGGGAFSWQGEVQAHGAPPAASAVHSMQDELGNARDAVQSLCPCSTASAISSHWSVDHGRAARKCSRCRSKLVPMQYGERHLFPLVGVPWPCSSEMLAMWFWTCVCAVGRAPSPSLPVWSVNYGCAARRHSSFDSGLMRVQSCEGHLFPCS, via the exons ATGTCAGGCCCTGTGTCAGCTAGCTGTGGGATCCGCCTCGCCGCCCTCCACCGACCACCATCCACCGAATCCCTATGCAGCTCCACGGGTGCCGCCCCATCCCTATGCAACTCGGTGGCTGCCCCCTGTGCAGCTCAGTCGCGGCTCCCGTGCAGCTCGGTTGTGTTCGTCTCTCCTTTCCCCTCACCCACTCCGATTGGGGGAGCGAggagcggcggcggaggagcgttCTCATGGCAAGGGGAGGTGCAGGCGCATGGGGCTCCACCGGCGGCATCTGCAGTTCACTCCATGCAAGATGAG CTCGGAAATGCTCGTGATGCCGTTCAGAGCTTGTGCCCGTGCAGTACGGCGAGCGCCATCTCTTCCCATTGGTCGGTGGACCATGGCCGTGCAGCTCGGAAATGCTCGCGATGCCGTTCAAAGCTTGTGCCCATGCAGTACGGCGAGCGCCATCTCTTCCCATTGGTCGGTGTACCATGGCCGTGCAGCTCGGAGATGCTCGCCATGTGGTTCTGGACTTGTGTGTGTGCAGTCGGGAGAGCGCCATCTCCATCTCTTCCCGTGTGGTCCGTCAATTATGGTTGTGCAGCTCGCAGACACTCATCATTTGATTCAGGGCTCATGCGTGTGCAGTCCTGCGAGGGCCATCTCTTCCCTTGCTCATAA
- the LOC119293639 gene encoding plasma membrane ATPase-like isoform X1 encodes MLIALIWKFDFSPFMILVIAILNDGTIMTISKDRVKPSPHPDSWKLLEIFITAIVYGAYLAVLTVVFFFAMTSTDFFSEKFHVRSLRSNKDAMMSALYLQVSIISQPLVFVTRSRRWCFQERPGLWLCFSFVVAHIFMFWTSD; translated from the exons ATGCTGATTGCACTGATTTGGAAGTTTGATTTCTCGCCGTttatgatcctggtcattgccattCTCAACGACG GCACAATCATGACCATCTCCAAGGACAGAGTGAAGCCATCCCCACATCCAGATAGCTGGAAGCTACTAGAGATCTTCATCACCGCCATTGTCTATGGTGCCTACCTTGCTGTGTTGACCGTGGTGTTCTTCTTCGCCATGACTAGCACCGACTTCTTCAGC GAGAAGTTCCACGTGCGTTCGCTAAGGAGCAACAAGGACGCGATGATGTCTGCCCTCTACCTTCAAGTGAGCATCATCAGCCAGCCCCTCGTCTTCGTCACCCGGTCGCGCCGCTGGTGCTTCCAGGAGCGCCCGGGGCTCTGGCTCTGCTTCTCCTTCGTCGTCGCACATATC TTCATGTTCTGGACATCAGATTGA